A region of Micromonospora sp. WMMD882 DNA encodes the following proteins:
- a CDS encoding NAD(P)/FAD-dependent oxidoreductase, translated as MREVDVAIIGAGPTGLFAAYYAGFRGLSVAVVDALPEPGGQIAAMYPEKLIHDVAGFPAIKGRDLVANLVEQAASATPDFLLGVRAERLEYVDGKPLLHLADGERLHCGAVLVTGGLGSFTPRPLPAAAAFAGAGLAYFVPQPTELIGRDVLIVGGGDSAFDWAAALAPLASSVTLVHRRDRFRAHAATVAKVRELPVRIVVNAEVTKLHGDAVVTGADIAVRGGAAETVPVDAVIAALGFTADLGPLAEWGLTLDKRHIVVDSAMATNLPRVFAAGDITEYPGKVRLIATGFGEAATAVNNAAVAIDPAAHLFPGHSSDGT; from the coding sequence ATGCGCGAGGTCGATGTCGCCATTATCGGAGCCGGTCCGACCGGCCTCTTCGCCGCCTACTACGCCGGCTTCCGCGGGCTCTCGGTGGCGGTGGTCGACGCGCTGCCCGAGCCGGGCGGCCAGATCGCCGCGATGTACCCGGAGAAGTTGATCCACGACGTCGCCGGGTTCCCCGCGATCAAGGGGCGGGACCTGGTGGCGAACCTCGTCGAGCAGGCCGCCTCCGCCACTCCCGACTTCCTGCTCGGGGTCCGCGCGGAACGCCTGGAGTACGTCGACGGCAAGCCGCTGCTGCACCTCGCCGACGGCGAGCGGCTGCACTGCGGCGCGGTGCTGGTCACCGGTGGGCTGGGCAGCTTCACCCCGCGTCCGTTGCCCGCCGCGGCGGCCTTCGCCGGCGCGGGGCTCGCCTACTTCGTCCCGCAGCCGACCGAGCTGATCGGCCGGGACGTGCTGATCGTCGGGGGCGGTGACTCCGCCTTCGACTGGGCGGCGGCGCTCGCCCCGCTGGCCAGCTCGGTGACGCTGGTGCACCGCCGGGACCGGTTCCGGGCGCACGCCGCGACCGTGGCCAAGGTCCGTGAGCTGCCGGTCCGGATCGTGGTCAACGCCGAGGTGACGAAGCTGCACGGCGACGCCGTGGTGACAGGCGCCGACATCGCGGTACGCGGCGGAGCGGCGGAGACCGTGCCGGTGGACGCGGTGATCGCGGCGCTCGGCTTCACCGCCGACCTGGGCCCGCTGGCCGAGTGGGGGCTGACCCTCGACAAACGGCACATCGTGGTGGACAGCGCGATGGCCACCAACCTGCCCCGGGTCTTCGCCGCCGGGGACATCACCGAGTACCCGGGGAAGGTCCGGTTGATCGCCACCGGCTTCGGTGAGGCGGCCACCGCGGTGAACAACGCCGCCGTGGCGATCGACCCGGCCGCGCACCTGTTCCCCGGCCACTCCTCCGACGGCACCTGA
- a CDS encoding TetR/AcrR family transcriptional regulator: MSAPSIRARVRAEMLDEIKAVARRHLATDGANLSLRAVAREMGLVSSALYRYFPSRDDLLTTLIIEAYDALGAAVEAADAEQDRAELRQRWIACCRAARAWALAHPAEYALLYGSPVPGYAAPADTVGPAQRPPVALIGIVLDGVADGLITVPTDDVAVPVATDLAEITAILGVDLPPALTARAMAGWTQLFGLISFELFGRIDNALPHRDAYFAHQIGLMADLVGLP, encoded by the coding sequence GTGTCCGCACCCTCGATCCGCGCCCGGGTCCGCGCCGAGATGCTCGACGAGATCAAAGCCGTCGCCCGCCGGCACCTCGCCACCGACGGCGCGAACCTCTCCCTCCGGGCGGTGGCCCGGGAGATGGGCCTGGTCTCCTCGGCCCTCTACCGCTACTTCCCCAGCCGGGACGACCTGCTCACCACGCTGATCATCGAGGCGTACGACGCCCTCGGCGCGGCGGTGGAGGCGGCCGACGCCGAACAGGACCGCGCAGAGTTGCGCCAACGCTGGATCGCCTGCTGCCGGGCCGCCCGCGCCTGGGCCCTGGCGCACCCCGCCGAGTACGCGCTGCTCTACGGCAGCCCGGTGCCCGGTTACGCCGCCCCGGCCGACACCGTGGGGCCGGCCCAGCGGCCACCGGTCGCCCTGATCGGCATCGTCCTCGACGGGGTCGCCGACGGCCTGATCACCGTGCCGACCGACGACGTGGCCGTGCCGGTGGCGACGGATCTCGCCGAGATCACCGCCATCCTGGGCGTGGACCTGCCGCCCGCCCTGACGGCCCGGGCCATGGCCGGGTGGACCCAGCTCTTCGGGCTGATCAGTTTCGAGCTGTTCGGCCGGATCGACAACGCCCTACCGCACCGGGACGCCTACTTCGCCCACCAGATCGGCCTGATGGCGGACCTGGTGGGCCTGCCCTGA
- a CDS encoding NAD-dependent epimerase/dehydratase family protein has translation MSTHVIVGAGPVGVTTARLLADRGDRVKLVSRRGRGPEHPAVERISADATDADRLTALATGAVALYNCLNPAYHRWATDWPPMAAALLAAAGRADAVLVTAGNLYGYGPVDGPMTEHTPERPNTVKGAVRARMWAEMSAAHRAGRVRATEVRASDFVGPGAYSVANNLILPRAATGRRVVVPADADAPHSWTYVGDLARTLVTVADDERAWGRVWHAPTPPPVSVRGLAALAAARAGARPPRVTALPRAALTLGGAVSRELREIRRIAYQFYRPFVLDSTAVTETLGLTCTPLDEAIDATVAALPAPAA, from the coding sequence ATGTCCACTCACGTGATCGTCGGCGCCGGACCGGTCGGCGTCACCACCGCCCGGCTCCTCGCCGACCGGGGAGACCGGGTGAAGCTGGTCAGCCGCCGGGGACGCGGACCCGAGCACCCGGCCGTCGAGCGGATCTCGGCCGACGCCACCGACGCCGACCGGCTGACCGCGCTCGCCACCGGCGCCGTCGCCCTCTACAACTGCCTCAACCCGGCCTACCACCGGTGGGCGACCGACTGGCCCCCGATGGCGGCGGCGCTGCTGGCCGCCGCCGGCCGGGCCGACGCGGTGCTGGTCACCGCCGGCAACCTCTACGGGTACGGCCCGGTCGACGGCCCGATGACCGAGCACACGCCGGAACGGCCGAACACCGTCAAGGGCGCGGTGCGGGCGCGGATGTGGGCCGAGATGTCCGCCGCGCACCGGGCCGGGCGGGTCCGGGCCACCGAGGTACGCGCCTCCGACTTCGTCGGGCCGGGCGCGTACTCCGTCGCCAACAACCTCATCCTGCCCCGGGCCGCCACCGGTCGCCGCGTCGTCGTGCCGGCCGACGCCGACGCCCCGCACAGTTGGACGTACGTCGGCGACCTGGCCCGGACCCTGGTCACCGTGGCCGACGACGAACGGGCCTGGGGGCGGGTCTGGCACGCGCCGACCCCGCCGCCGGTCTCCGTACGCGGTCTCGCCGCCCTCGCGGCGGCCCGCGCCGGCGCCCGGCCGCCCCGGGTCACCGCCCTGCCCCGGGCGGCGCTCACCCTCGGCGGCGCGGTCAGCCGTGAGCTCCGGGAGATCCGGCGGATCGCCTACCAGTTCTACCGGCCGTTCGTGCTGGACTCGACCGCCGTCACCGAAACCCTCGGCCTCACCTGCACCCCGCTCGACGAGGCTATCGACGCGACGGTCGCCGCGCTTCCCGCTCCGGCGGCGTGA
- a CDS encoding lytic transglycosylase domain-containing protein encodes MSRLWSRLGARTAAVALLAVGVAGGFYLGEDRETRQGATEQVGQVEIEQSQYAQTEHVMESARYQTELRAAQRAEAELAARRAAAERAARKKRAEEAKAKAEAEAKAEAEKKAAEEARKAGASKPYDGPIPASCNEYSGNRKIGCAMLLDTGFGIDQMPCLDKLWKKESGWNHKARNSSSGAYGIPQALPGSKMGSAGSDWETNPATQIEWGLGYIKGRYGTPCQAWAHSQDVGWY; translated from the coding sequence GTGAGTCGGCTGTGGAGCCGGTTGGGCGCCCGTACGGCCGCCGTCGCGTTGCTCGCCGTAGGCGTGGCCGGCGGTTTCTACCTGGGCGAAGACCGGGAAACCCGACAGGGCGCGACCGAGCAGGTCGGCCAGGTCGAGATCGAGCAGTCGCAGTACGCGCAGACCGAGCACGTCATGGAGTCGGCGCGTTACCAGACCGAACTACGGGCCGCCCAGCGCGCCGAGGCCGAGCTGGCCGCCCGCCGGGCCGCCGCCGAGCGCGCGGCCCGCAAGAAGCGCGCGGAGGAGGCGAAGGCCAAGGCGGAAGCCGAGGCCAAGGCCGAGGCCGAGAAGAAGGCGGCCGAGGAGGCCCGGAAGGCCGGGGCCAGCAAGCCGTACGACGGCCCCATCCCGGCCTCCTGCAACGAGTACAGCGGCAACCGGAAGATCGGCTGCGCGATGCTGCTCGACACCGGGTTCGGCATCGACCAGATGCCGTGCCTGGACAAGCTCTGGAAGAAGGAGAGCGGCTGGAACCACAAGGCCCGCAACTCCTCCTCCGGGGCGTACGGCATCCCGCAGGCGCTGCCGGGCAGCAAGATGGGCTCGGCGGGGTCCGACTGGGAGACCAACCCGGCCACCCAGATCGAGTGGGGCCTCGGCTACATCAAGGGCCGGTACGGCACGCCGTGCCAGGCCTGGGCGCACTCGCAGGACGTCGGCTGGTACTGA
- a CDS encoding rhomboid family intramembrane serine protease yields the protein MTYDRGRVGGDPNRFGTEAFYASLGRAFVAMCAVVPVLFLIEALDVWLGAGFDPAAGIIPKRIEGLDGVFFSPFLHHGFDHLYSNSIPLILLGTFVLAAGVRRFLWSTLVIILVSGLGVWFTGSANSVVVGASGVIFGYLGLLLTRGIVERTWWNFAVVLLVGLLYGWQLVGILPTDERISWQGHLFGLLGGVLAAVFFRRRRTEPDPDWDSPLTTP from the coding sequence GTGACATACGACCGCGGCCGGGTGGGCGGTGACCCGAACCGGTTCGGCACCGAGGCGTTCTACGCCTCACTGGGCCGGGCCTTCGTCGCCATGTGCGCCGTGGTGCCGGTGCTCTTCCTGATCGAGGCGCTGGACGTCTGGCTGGGCGCCGGGTTCGACCCGGCCGCCGGCATCATCCCGAAGCGCATCGAGGGGCTGGACGGCGTCTTCTTCTCGCCCTTCCTGCACCACGGGTTCGACCACCTCTACAGCAACAGCATCCCGCTGATCCTGCTCGGCACGTTCGTGCTCGCGGCCGGGGTCCGCCGGTTCCTCTGGTCCACGCTGGTGATCATCCTGGTGAGCGGGCTGGGGGTCTGGTTCACCGGCTCGGCCAACTCGGTGGTGGTCGGCGCCAGTGGCGTGATCTTCGGCTATCTCGGCCTGCTGCTCACCCGGGGCATCGTGGAACGCACCTGGTGGAACTTCGCGGTGGTGCTCCTGGTCGGCCTCCTGTACGGCTGGCAGCTCGTCGGCATCCTCCCCACCGACGAGCGGATCTCCTGGCAGGGGCACCTGTTCGGGCTGCTCGGGGGCGTGCTGGCCGCGGTCTTCTTCCGGCGTCGCCGGACCGAGCCCGACCCGGACTGGGACTCCCCGCTCACCACGCCCTGA
- a CDS encoding DMT family transporter, with protein sequence MTGPDGSAAPSAALRVAGVGLAVLSGVAVALQSRINGELGVRLGDGIAAAVVSFGLGLLVLLVLVPAVPAGRRGLRRLRAALGDGSLRPWQCLGGVCGAFLVAAQGLTIGTLGVAVFTVAVVAGQSGSSLAVDRAGLGPAGRQPVTVPRLAGAVLTVVAVLIAVGDRLGDPGALVLALLPLLAGFGIAWQQAVNGRVRGAAGSALTATLVNFAVGTVALLATLAVDLLVRGVPTGAFPSEPWLYLGGPIGIVFIALAAAIVRFTGVLLLGLATIAGQVVGALALDVLLPTAASRPGFGTLFGAALTLVAVLVAAVGPPARRRRAAVRPAPVTPPEREARRPSRR encoded by the coding sequence GTGACGGGCCCCGACGGGTCCGCCGCGCCGTCGGCGGCGCTGCGCGTCGCCGGGGTCGGGCTGGCCGTGCTCTCCGGCGTCGCCGTGGCGCTCCAGTCGCGGATCAACGGCGAGCTGGGCGTACGCCTCGGCGACGGGATCGCCGCGGCGGTGGTCTCCTTCGGGCTGGGTCTGCTGGTCCTGCTGGTGCTGGTGCCCGCCGTCCCGGCCGGACGGCGTGGGCTGCGCCGGTTGCGGGCGGCCCTGGGCGACGGCTCGTTGCGCCCGTGGCAGTGCCTGGGCGGGGTGTGCGGCGCGTTCCTGGTGGCCGCCCAGGGGCTCACCATCGGCACGCTCGGGGTGGCGGTGTTCACCGTGGCGGTGGTCGCCGGGCAGAGCGGCAGCAGCCTGGCGGTGGACCGGGCCGGTCTCGGCCCGGCCGGACGCCAGCCGGTCACCGTCCCCCGGCTGGCCGGCGCGGTGCTGACCGTGGTGGCCGTCCTGATCGCCGTGGGCGACCGGCTGGGCGACCCGGGCGCGCTGGTGCTGGCCCTGCTGCCGCTGCTCGCCGGGTTCGGTATCGCCTGGCAGCAGGCGGTCAACGGCCGGGTCCGGGGGGCGGCCGGCAGCGCGCTGACCGCCACGCTCGTCAACTTCGCCGTCGGCACGGTGGCGCTGCTCGCCACGCTCGCCGTGGACCTGCTGGTCCGGGGGGTGCCGACCGGCGCGTTCCCGAGCGAGCCGTGGCTCTACCTGGGTGGGCCGATCGGCATCGTGTTCATCGCGTTGGCCGCGGCGATCGTCCGGTTCACCGGGGTGCTGCTGCTCGGTCTGGCCACCATCGCCGGTCAGGTGGTGGGGGCGTTGGCGTTGGACGTCCTGCTGCCCACGGCGGCGTCGCGTCCCGGCTTCGGCACCCTGTTCGGGGCGGCCCTGACCCTGGTCGCGGTGCTGGTCGCGGCGGTCGGCCCGCCGGCGCGTCGGCGGCGCGCGGCGGTCCGACCGGCGCCGGTCACGCCGCCGGAGCGGGAAGCGCGGCGACCGTCGCGTCGATAG
- a CDS encoding PhoH family protein, with translation MTTRRTPAGGDQTPAATSTTRRTTRSRRTAAGGVEPGEPRPEVFVLDTSVLLSDPAAFHRFAEHEVVIPLVVISELEGKRHHPELGWFARQSLRMLDELRIAHGRLDTPVPANDQGGAMRVELNHTDDTVLPPGFRTESNDARILSVALNLAAEGRQVTLVSKDMPLRVKAGSVGLRADDYRHGQASDPTWTGMAELDLAEEQIGQLYAGETLDLDAAAGLPCHTGLVLHSGNGSALGRVLPDKTVRLVRGDREAFGLRGRSAEQRVALDLLLDESVGIVSLGGRAGTGKSALALCAGLEAVMERRRHRKVVVFRPLYAVGGQELGYLPGSESEKMSPWAQAVFDTLGAVVHENVLDEITSRGLLEVLPLTHIRGRSLHDAFVIVDEAQSLERGVLLTVLSRIGQGSRVVLTHDVAQRDNLRVGRHDGVTAVIETLKGHPLFAHVTLSRSERSPIAAMVTDLLEDIPG, from the coding sequence GTGACGACTCGTCGTACCCCCGCCGGTGGCGATCAGACCCCGGCCGCGACCAGCACCACCCGCCGGACGACCCGCAGCCGCCGTACGGCGGCCGGTGGCGTCGAGCCCGGGGAGCCCCGACCAGAGGTCTTCGTCCTGGACACCTCGGTCCTGCTCTCCGACCCGGCGGCGTTCCACCGGTTCGCCGAGCACGAGGTGGTGATCCCCCTCGTGGTGATCTCCGAGTTGGAGGGCAAGCGGCACCATCCGGAGCTGGGCTGGTTCGCCCGGCAGTCGTTGCGCATGCTCGACGAGCTGCGGATCGCCCACGGTCGGCTGGACACTCCGGTGCCCGCCAACGACCAGGGCGGGGCCATGCGGGTCGAGCTGAACCACACCGACGACACGGTGCTCCCGCCCGGTTTCCGCACCGAGTCGAACGACGCCCGGATCCTCTCCGTGGCGCTCAACCTGGCCGCCGAGGGACGGCAGGTCACCCTGGTCAGCAAGGACATGCCGCTGCGGGTCAAGGCCGGCTCGGTGGGGTTGCGCGCCGACGACTACCGGCACGGTCAGGCCAGCGACCCGACCTGGACCGGCATGGCCGAGCTGGACCTGGCCGAGGAGCAGATCGGGCAGCTCTACGCCGGGGAGACGCTCGACCTGGACGCCGCGGCCGGGCTGCCCTGCCACACCGGGCTGGTGCTGCACTCCGGCAACGGGTCGGCGCTGGGCCGGGTGCTGCCGGACAAGACCGTCCGGCTGGTCCGTGGGGACCGGGAGGCGTTCGGGCTGCGGGGCCGTTCCGCGGAGCAGCGGGTCGCCCTGGACCTGCTCCTCGACGAGTCGGTGGGGATCGTCTCGCTGGGCGGTCGGGCCGGCACCGGCAAGTCGGCGCTGGCGCTGTGCGCGGGGCTGGAGGCGGTGATGGAGCGCCGCCGGCACCGGAAGGTGGTGGTGTTCCGGCCGCTGTACGCGGTGGGCGGCCAGGAGTTGGGCTACCTGCCCGGCTCGGAGTCGGAGAAGATGTCGCCCTGGGCGCAGGCCGTCTTCGACACCCTCGGCGCGGTGGTGCACGAGAACGTGCTGGACGAGATCACCTCGCGGGGCCTGCTGGAGGTGCTGCCGTTGACCCACATCCGGGGGCGCAGTCTGCACGACGCGTTCGTGATCGTCGACGAGGCGCAGTCCCTGGAGCGGGGCGTGCTGCTGACCGTCCTGTCCCGGATCGGGCAGGGCTCCCGGGTGGTGCTCACCCACGACGTGGCCCAGCGGGACAACCTCCGGGTGGGGCGGCACGACGGGGTGACCGCGGTGATCGAGACCCTCAAGGGGCATCCGCTGTTCGCGCACGTGACGCTGAGCCGTTCGGAGCGGTCGCCGATCGCCGCGATGGTGACCGACCTGTTGGAGGACATTCCGGGCTGA